Part of the Sebastes umbrosus isolate fSebUmb1 chromosome 3, fSebUmb1.pri, whole genome shotgun sequence genome is shown below.
TGtgcatgtgcttctgtttataTGTGCATGTGGAgcattaatgtgtgtttgtgtgtgtgtgtgtgtgtgtgttatcaggaCACCCTGACTCCCCTGGCCTGCCTGTCATCAGTATCCAGGCTTCTGTGTTGATTTTAGGACTAAAGATCAATAGCGGCAATATGTCAGCTCTCAAGAGCCTGACAATGAATTACACACGCTTTTAGGCACACaagcacatgaacacacacacgcatgcacacacacgtacacatctTATAAGTGAAATAGAGTATATAGTAAATTAATTCCAACCATAATTGTTAAATCAATATTAGAAACCATCTTTTTGAaatgatgtaataataatgaatacactgtgtgcatatatgtgtTAAAGATTAGGAGACTGTTGTACGTATAGACGTAGTAGTAGTTTGTACAaatgttatattgtattgtttCATATGAGATTAAGGATGAGAAAAGGGTAATGCATACTTACAGAATAAAAtcaatttacaagaaaaatgtgATACTATAATTTGTTCCATTAAACACGTTTTTTgttatctctttttttgttaactGCTTTTACGCAACTCAGCTTGTTGTGTTACAATATATACTTTCACACTACACGTACTTTGTTCAAGAACTTAATGACATGAATTCACTTTttgaataatgtgtttttgcttCGTAATGTTGAATTAAACGTATACATAACCTGGCCCCAGTTACAGCATATTAAGGCTTGTGCAGTTGCAAAGCATCCCAGAGAatcagacagatagacagaatCTCACAatgttaaacaaaacaaatacaccCTGTAATAGTCAACTGACATGTACTGCACTTTGTACACCCAAAATACACCCCAAACACCTAATGTAGCGCTTCCTACACTAGAAAAAACGTTGCCAACGAACATTATCCATtcaacatttacatttcctcATAAAACCTAATTGGCAAAACAAATTTGTAGAACAGAAACGTAATTGTTAGGAGGCAGGGTCATGGAGCTGAAGCCTAAATCTTCGGTTATACTTTGCGCAAGGATGGTCGCACGGATATGTGCTGACGTGGAATTgtgacgaggaaacgtttggatcttttatataCCGTGTGCATTTCTCCTTGCGACAAATCAACATAAGCCAAAAACGAAATTAAGGGTCCACATTGAAAGCCTGTAAAGAGTTCCGATCATCAGTCTCAGGTCTTTTAATAGCCGTTCTCAAGCTTTGCCAGAACCCGGGGATCTGGTCATCATCATCAGGCCACTCCAGGTACGTCCTGGAGTTCATGACTCTCCGCAGCTTGCAGAACTTTTTGGGGATGGTCTTTTTGTCAATGGGCTCCAACAGAATCAGCACAACTGTGTCGTCGTTTTGGTCAAACAATCTAAAATGGGTGTAATCTAGCTCATACTTGCACCATTCACTGCTGACAAAATGCTGAGAAAGGACAAACAGAGTTCTGTGACTCTTCTCTATGGCATCCATGATGTTGTCCAAGATCCAGCCGCCGGGAACAAAGTCTCTCTTGTGGAGGCAGAGCCGGAGCGGAGGCTCggcctgctccagctccgcGACCAGATGTGCTTCCACCCAACCAGAGTCCATTTCACTGTAGGACACAAAGGCGTCGTACTCGAGCTGTCCCTTTTTTAACTTTGGCTTCCTTTTGGCTTTCAACCAGGCCCAGGTCATCTTCATATACCACACAACGCTGAACTTGTGACACAAACCAGCAACGAGCAGAAACATCACCAGGATCCCTGAGCAGAGTAAAGATAAAGCTAAAGCTGTGTGGCATTCAAACACTGACAACTTTGCGTCTGCCGCACTCTTTCCTCTCACGGTGTCAGGGGAGTCACAGACGTACGACTTGAACTCATCTCTAAATGTGACTCGATGATTCATCCGGTCAGACGTCATGAACGCCACAAAGTCACATGAACAGTCATACTTGTCAGCAGCAGCCTTCAAACTCTTCagattattataatcatttagATTATTACCGCTGAACGCCTGTATGTCGTTGTTTTGAATAGAGAGAAATGTGAGACGAGGGTATAAACGACCGTCTGGCAAACTACCAATCTTGTTGCCAGAGATGTATAAGTCAGTAAGAAAAGGTAGTTCGATGTTGAACACGGTCAAGCTATTGTCCGATAGATCGAGGATGTGTAAACTAACCGGCAAACAAGTGGTTACTTCTGTTAAATGTGTTGATGAGAGGTTTAAGAACTGGAGATTTGGTGGCCAGGAACAAGTCTCAGGCATACTTCGAAACACATTTCCACTCATGTCAATGTTTTTAAGCTTTTGTAGTTTAGTGAAGAGCTGGCTGTTGATGAAATGCAGATGATTCCTGCTGACATTGATGGTTTGCAGACTCCAAAAGACACCTTTGCCATCGCACATCATTTCGCTTAAGAGCTGATCACTAAGCAAGTTGTCACTGATGTCGAAATACTCCAGCTTTGTGTATTCAGCAGAGGATCCACAAGGAATGAGGAACAACTTGCAGTTTATCACGGACACCCTTCGCACAACACTCAGCATGGGTTGCAGGAAAAAGAGGGCTGggaatctgtaaaactgagggAAATTAACGTTTTTGAAGATGGCAGCCTCCAAACGGTCCATGTGTGGGGGAAATGTAACGATACCCACAGGACTTAAGTAGAAATTAATATCTTCAAAAGCCGTCGTAGTTAAATTCGAGCCCGACAGCAAATTCAGAAATGCCATACAAGCAGAAATggtaaaattaacatttttaaagataacgCTTTTAGTTCCGCCGTCGCGGGCCACTTTGAATGGGAACATCTGATCCTCTGTGGAGAACCGGGTGTCAGTGAATGTCAGGGTTGTGTTTGGGTGTACAACATCAGACAGAATAGCTTCTACTAGCGCTGGATTTCTCCAAAACGGACCATTCAGACCAAGTGTTACAAATTTAATTGGCCCAATTTGTGTCAAACTTCCTTCTGCATAGACTCGCAGATTAACTCCATCAAAAACAACCTCTTCAAGACCACTGAGGCCAGAAAAGTCACTTTTTCTGACAGATTGAAGGTTCGGTCCTCCAAAATGTAGAGTCTTTAATCTCTTCAGTGGCTGGAAAAGATTGCCTTGACccaacattttatatttgttcCCCAGAAGATTCAAGTGCCGAAGTGAAAAAAGGTTTCCAAACCATCCAGCAGACAACGTATCCAGTCTGTTTGAGGACAAGTCCAGTTTCTCCAAATTAGTCAGCGGGACAAATGCTTGCTCCTGGATCTCTTGGATTATGTTGTTACTCATGATTAAAGACTTTAAACTGGCAAACGCGACAAAGTCATTTTTCCGTATTGACCGCAGTGTGTTGAATGAGAGATCGAGTTCAGTGATGAGCTGTGAAGGGGCTGCAGGGACCGTCCTCAGGTCTTGTCTCGAGCAGTCACAGGATGTTTGTTCACAGCTGTGACACTGTGGTCTGGAGAGCGAGACGCTTTGATGCGTTAGCAGCAGGACAAACGTGAGGAAGGTCAGGATTCTCATCTTGAAAcactataaaacaaaaaagaaaaccattAAGCAAAGCAATTTAAgaatacaaaatacaattattGTCTGTGGCTAATAAGCTGATGTACACATGGTCATATATACTATCCCTATTGTACATTTTCtgagataaatataaaataaaaaatattgaataaatatGACTTCCTTCTCAAAGGCATTTTGGGTAATTATAACGGAGAAACACCATACTTTTTCTGGGTAAAACAGCTGCGTTCAACATTCAGTATCACTGAAATATGGGTCTTTTTCACAGTAGACATTCTGACTTGTCATGGTAGGAAAAGCACACgagttactaataacattaatgatggctctaTTGTATTTAAGTGTCCCAATGAGCCATGACAGTACGACTGTGAGCCAGAATTAACAAAATCAGGACCCTAAAAGGAAAATCAGCcttcattaatttcattatttacacttttcctactgtgacatgtcaaaaagcCTTTTATTGAGTTGACTTTTTGTTGCTCATATAACACAAGCTCTAAGCTCTTTAGCTACGCCTCACTGTTGCTGTCCTTAACTATATttgtataattattttataataatggCATATTAATCTCAAATGGCAAACACCTGCATCACAGGTGTCCGGTTACTAATAAATAATCCATCCCTGCCATCTAATCAGAATTGTGAATTCTCTGTGGCCGTGGtataaaatcaattaaaaaataaaataattatacatTATGTAAATGTGCATTGCAAACTTGTTGTTTCTGTATCTAAACAATGTATCAATATGTGAATTTCAAAATGATCAGTTTTCCATTTACACAATGTCAGATTTAAAAAATTCTGAGTTTTTCAATGCAtcatttaaacacattaaatgaattgatttgtaataaaataaataaaatatctatAATCAAACACTGAAAGTATATAATTACTCTAACAGCCCAGTACACACTCTATAAAACATGATagacaaatgaaaataaagtgacgatACCTTGATGAGTCTCGGTGTCTCTGAAATCTCTTCTTCGGCAAAGAGGATGTATTCACTGATTTATCTTTCCTGCATCACTTCTCCAGTTTACAAAATGTTTCCCAATATCTCTGCCACATTAGGAAGTAGagtgacagaaataaaaaatagtttcCTGGCAGAGCTTTGGGATTAGATGTTCTCACAGTctattttttggtttgtttggtttCACAGTTTGGTTGTGTGTCAACAGCAGACAGTTTAAAAGACGTTCACCGAACAAGGAGACTTTTCTGAGCTACATTATGAGGAAACCCTGTTTTGaatctgtgcttttttttgttttgacttccttctttcctaatttagttttgtgaatatttacacacagacacaaacagtggtggaCTCATGCCTAATTTATACTTCTGTCGAAAAGCTTGCACAGAGCTTCTGCAGAGGTGCAGAGATGGTTTGCATCCAACTCTtccatatttgtttttctagCCATGGAGTTGTGTTGGGCCAAACTTATATGAAATTATTGAATCATGCCTATTAAATAATTCAAACCGACTGCTTGATAAAGGATTTGAAAACCACGGGTCCAAATCAAAAAGAAATTACATGCTACGCGCAATCTGCCGCTGTACTATAGCAATCAACCCGCACAGAGTATAAATCAGACATCAGACTGTCTGATAGGCACCTAAGAGGGCACAAGCTTTAAGCCTGAATATAAAGCAGAGTATGAAACAAAAAAGTGTGACATGAATGGACTTGTATGTTCTTAAATGATTGAAATAAGCAGctaagaaagacagagagatgtATGCAGACAGGTAGTTAAATACTACATTACGTAGTTAAAGAATGATGTGTTGTTCAAgtacaaaaccttttttttattttctatgatCAAAACTGCAAAACATCTAGAAAAATATACAACAAATGCTTAACCTTTcacaacatttaacatttgaaaatgGGAACATAAAAGAGAAGGAATATTCACATTTTCCCCATTAATGATAAAAgaacattcatttttatttcctttcttttacatATCAATGTTTTTTATATGCTTGCAATTATTGTTTAGGTCTGCcgctttttgttttcttttttaaactttaaacatcTCCGCAGTAGCCAGAGTCGTTGGAGAGCTGTGAGTTGGAGCTGCGGTTGGAGGAAGAGTTCCATATGTCCAGGTTCATGTGTGGGCCGAAGGGGTTGAAGCTGGAGTACTGGATCGGTGCGCACGTCCCCTCTGGCTCCCGGGTGAAGGGAGAATGAGGCGGGGTGACGGGGGACACGGGGGACATCGGGGCTGATCGCTCAGGTTGGAAGTGGCTCTGGTAGGGCTCGCTCTGGGGCGTCCAGATGGACCCAAACAGGCTGGACATGGGGGAGAGGCTGCGGGTTCCCGAGAAGTATGGCTgtggagagcggagagagagatgttAGCTGTTAAACCATCTCAGATATGAGCTGCTTTGTGTGCTGTCCAAAGTTGTGGCCCGGTATTATACATCAATGACATGTTCTAACCTCACCTGTCACTGTGCTCTGCTACCATCGGGCTGTCTGTTCCCTGCAGTGATGACCTGGCTGTCGTTTCTCTGCTTGTTAATCTCGTCTCTCAGCTAAAACAAAATGACCTCTAGCTTCTCTCCATCCTCAGCGAAAAAAGGTCAGCTCTTTAAGATGTAGTGACTAGGTGGTTAAGACGCATGCCATTTAACGGCAACGTCTCCGGTTTGAGAGCTGGAGAGCTTTGCCTTCACTGTCTTTTTCTACACTGTCAATGTTTCAAAAGGCAAAGAaaccataaaaataaaacatttttttgtaatataaaacattaaagtctTGGGACTTGCCCTGCAGTACTCAAACATACAAGAGCACAGAAATATTTTTCCTTGTCTGTTGTCAAGACACTGTAAGTTGATGTAACAGGCATCTTGTAACATTAATAATTTAAAGCTGTATTCTCTTTGGCTGAAAGTACTCACTAAATTATATGTGATTCCTCATTGTTTGATGTgcgtttttaaatgttattacaTTGTTTTATTAGCATTCAGCCCGACAGATGCTGGaattttgggggatttttgagagtaaaaaaagtcaaacaaaaataaatgtcccTCTTTTAACACAACCATTTAACTATTTTGTCAGGGCACAAATAGTTTTGGATAGCGTTCCGCAATTTtggttaaaaatagaaaaatagattTGTCCCGAGGTAGTATAGTTCCCCGTTGTCTGATGAAAGCAACAGTAAACATAAtagtacatttttaaaaccacattggaaagaacatttttataaaactagcAACTCCACCAAAAACGGTATTTGCAGCTCATAGGACATCTCTGTGCTGTTATGTTCTTTTTGCATATGTGctaaaataaacacagataCTGATAAACTGCATCTTACGCAACTGtgcatgattgacagctgtgcaAAAGGGAGAAGCATCAAATGAAAGAGAAGTTTTATAATAACCCACTTTCAGTAAGACTGAGTCTATTAAACCAGACGCTCCTGTTCCTCATTTCTGCACTGACACGGAGAGCAGAGCGATGAAAGTACTTCCTCTAAATGCTCTATATGAGTCACAACAGAGCGGCCACTTTAGCGTCTCTTTGAGGGTGCGTACAGTACGTACTGCTGTTCAAAATGGCACaaccacagaaacaaacaccCAGTTTCACATTATATCTGGGTGTTAACGCCTGCATTACAGGTGCTCGGTGCTTGGGGACTTTCAGTGGCGAGGTAGCAGGATAATAAGGATCTAATCACAGGTTTCAGGCAGCAACCTGCTCTCTCATTGGCCTGGTTCATGTTACACTCAAGTGTCTGACGTGTGTGCAGTTCAGTACAACTCTTGTAATGCATCAACAAAAGTGCTACTGTGTCAATGCACGTGGGACTGCGGTTACATTGTAATCAGTATAATCAGTTCTGTAAGCAGCTGTAATTCCTCATAGTTTCCCCCCAATGTTTAAAGTATTATAGTAGCACCAGTGTACCTttttaaaagtgtaaaaatgtaaatcaactgTTATTGTCACACAACTAAACAgaacagcacacagtgaaacttagtctgcatttaacccatcttaGCATTAGGAGCAGTAGGCAGCTACTATACAGCTTGTGGAGCAGTTTGGGGGTTCGGTGCCTTGCTCAGGGGCACAtcggcagtgcccaggaggcgAACAGGCACCTCTCCAGCTTCCAGTCCACACTCCACATGAACTGAGCTACTGCTGCCCCAAGGTAGATAAAGATTTActgtgtgttccaatacccatactacaatactatttagtatgccagaaaaagatttagtatgtcccaatacatagtatgtcaaatgcaatataccaaaaataccaggatgtattttgcagtatgcaagtcAGCATGCTTTTCTAACCCACAATCCTCCGCGCAGAGGAAGATACGTCACTAGTGACGCATCTATAAAATAAACAAGAGAGCGAGAGCATAGACAGATGACAGCCGCTGACAGCTCACTCACAGCTCACTGACAGCGAATTGACAGAAGCCTCAATGAAAGACAGTTTATTCAAGTATAAGTAGGCTACTAACATTGCATATCTTTGCGACTCGTGTGTATAACGTTAATTAATACATTATGCGTTCCatatcacatactttttctttttacttcaaATTTTGCGCTATGGAGTGTGGCggatatgagcaagagggtcaaagttcaaggcgcaatgttatgacaaagtgTCCCTATTgtgtgcatactgcatgcacCAGAGcgtactttgtgagggcagctgcagtatgtacttaagtaaaaagaAAACGTTCAATGCACAACTTTAACCACATCCTGTACATCTATATTCAAGTGCAACTGTGCATCGCTCGGGGAAATAAACTTCTTTTCTTGTGgtttatttacaataaaaataaaaatgttgatattgatGGCCTTGCTGGTAGTAGAACAGCTGTTCACAACACGCTGTCtcatttttttaagcaaaaatggcaaacgtgtgctggtttcagcttctcaaatgtgaggatttgaagATTGTCTGTGTCacatgatagtaaactgaacatGTGAACAAGAGAAAAGCTTATATTTTCGCGGGTTGAGTGTGCAGTCTCTATACCACAAACACTTATGGTTATTATTTCTGAGTAAACTGAATAATAGCAGCCAGATCACTTGGTCCCGTTTACACCATTTGTGTCTCCTCACCTTGCTGCCCACGCAGGCTGCTGTGTCCCAGGCTGAGGGTGATTCCTGAGTCTGCTCCTCACTCCAGCTGGTCTGATTGCTGTGTGCATTCTGGGCCTCGTGACCGGGAAAACCACTCGGAAATGTCCCATTACCTACGAGATGATTAGAACAAACAAATGCTGAACTTGCAGATAGAGGAAGCAGAGTCAATGCTTTAACAGTTTTAATTTTATAGCTTCAAATTTAAATACAGTAGAGTGTGATAGGAATATATAACTGGTGTAAGGAAACTGCATGTCATGAGTTTGTACCTATGTAGGTGCTTTCCTCGCAGTAGGTGTAGGGACTGTTGCATTGGCTGTTGGCACTACTCCAAGTAAACCTGCAGGAAACAAGGAAACATTTGATCCAACGGTTTTAACAGGGACAGATAAAACtgcaacacaaagacacattacTGCAGCACTGGGGATTATTCAAACTGTAAACCAGTATCAGTTACCATGCCAGGACAGATATACAGTAACTTCCTTATAGTTATATTTAGTACTTAGAGAGGCTGTTTCGACAGACGGCTGACATGGCATAAAAGTAATAATAGTTAATAATAACAGTTTTTAGCTGAGTACACACTTTTAAAACAGAAGCAGTCATTTTGATTTAGGAGATTAACATTAGAAACTTATTTTACTTtcttatatataattttatcaCAAAAAGGAGCAacaattctttttttctcagaaaaaaaaaacgccatgtGGACACTCAGACTTAGGCTTCTTTAAAGCCCCACGAAAAGCTGACAATTACAGAGTCTAACATAACGTTgcgagctaacgttagcaaacTACTTCCTTCTTTCACATCCAGCAGATGCATCATCactagcattcatttggagtcatgtttctgtccaatattcactctctaaTTAGCTCGGTTTCAGTCTCCACCAACTCTTCTAACATTGTCTGTCAGCAGTTCGGTGATTAATTTGTCCTTAAAaatgacccctttcacattacaggtcatcatttgattcattgttaatataaaatagTTATTTGTAGAGTTTTAACAGATCTGCATTCAAACACTTACCCATTGTACGACGCGGTGGTTGCTGGCTGAGGTATGTAGGGCAGAGCTTCGGTGGTGTTGTATCTGAACTCAGTGGTGAGGGGGATAGATGGAGCGGACCACGTCTCTTCAGGTACATACTGACTTGTCAGGTCTGAGGGAGCACACGACAACTTAACATTAGAAATCAGATGtaatgcacaaaacacacatgttGAAGACATAGACAGGTGTTTATTTTAGACTTTGcctttcctttaaaaaaacaaagtatgtATTTACTATGAATGTCTTTACCCATGTTTCGGTCTACTcctgcagcaacagcagcaaaacTCGGGGCAAAGCTGGACGCTGTGGGATCTGGGCTTTGGCACATGTCTTTGCGGTACAAACTGTTCATGCTaaacagagaaaagacaaacagggaacagataaaaacacaattgtATATTTTCCATAAGTTGTCTTCAAACAATACTAATTAGAATCTGAAACTTTTCTTCAGTGGTCTTGTCATGGCGCAAAGTGGATAAATAGAAACATCAGATTTTACTCTTAACCCCTAAAAACCCACCGGCCTGCTGGTGAGTTAGTTCACGATCAACAATGTTTTTGAATGATGGTAAAAGGTTTTATAGTCAACAAAATGCAGTATGTGCCAATTGCTTTTACTCACACACCGAGGCATTTTGATGACTCTAAAACCTTTTAGCATCATTCAAAACATTGTTGATCATCATCTAACCCGCTGGCGGGCAGGTGGGTTTTATGGGGTTAAAATCTAATCGAGTCTTCAAAGTGACATTATTTTGTGGAAATAGAAACACTAATAGAGTAGATAAAATAAACATTCCTGTGCAACatgactgaatatttttgaattaacatattttaagagtttttagttcattaaatatattttatttacctAAGTTTTATTTAATACAGTGCTTGGTGacttttttaaactacattttgtccacattcacacacacagttaaactAGTATTTATCTTTCGCTGACATTCGCTAACAAATGCTAAAGTAAGAGCATGTTAATGTGTAGGCTCATACTATCATCAGAGTCATcggttgagtgtgtgtgtgtgtgtgtgtgtgtgtgtgtgtgtgtgtgtgtgtgtgtatgtatgtgtgtgtgtttgctgaggTACCTGAGAGCCTTGTAGTTTGTGTTCATGGTCTGGTAGCAGTCTCTCTCTACTGGGTAGACGCCGTACTGCATGGAGTCCCCTGTAAAAACCAAACAAGACAAAAATCAGTTTGtacaaatgtcaaaataatCTAATTGATCCATCTCATCTGTGATGAAATTACAGCGACAGTCTGTTTTCCCTAATGATTATGCACTTTGTTGTGGGAAAGTTATTGACCTTTATAGTATATGAATAGTTCTGGTTTTCCTAGATGAGGTAGTGCACAAATGTCCCTTACGTTTTCTAGACAAGGTAACGCAAGAGTGTTTACTTTTTCTAGTTGAGGTAGTGCACAGGCGTTCCTTACTTTTTCTAGTTGAGGTAGTGCAGGCGTGTGTTCGGGCATTGGGGTCCTTGTCTCCCTCCATGCTGCTGGCGCTGCTCCAGCTACCCCAGCTCCCTCTGCTGGCCCTCACGCTGCCCGACGAGCTGCCGGAGTCCGAGCCCGACTCACAAACTCCACCACCACGGCGCTCTGTGGCACACTTACGTCGAGTTCGAGCAGGACACACACCTGCCGGACATTAAAAAGGCCAGTTAGATTAAAATCAAGGGTTCAGGTATTAGTAGAGCTAAGGAGAAGTGTGTGATAGGTCAGGAGCATGCCCACCGTTCTGCTTGAGGGGGCTCTCAACACTCAGTCCAGGCTTTGGTACTTCTGACTTGGAGCCGTTGCAGCAACGGTTCCTGTTGCGGGGTCCACTGACATTACGGTCCCCTGTATTCCAATCAGGTTCTTTCTCCCTTTCTGGTATAACTACCACGTTGTGCTCAGGAGCACTAGGGCAgtaaacagacagaaacagatcTTATCATACCGTTTGGTACTTAATTATACTGTTTGTCATATTTAGTTTCACTGCTGTTTGATGTTCTTtgctcactttttaaaaattacaaaCAAAGACCAGAATCATAAATATTTTACTCTTGAATATCAgaataaatgcaaattaattcatagatgaaaatatatgtaaagtGAGGTCTACCTGGAGACATTTTCTGTCTTCCTGCGACTCCTCTTTCCCTTATTATTTCCTGATGCAGTGCCAGTCTCTGTGCTCTGTGCTTTCTTTTTCTGGCCTTTGCCATCTTCTCTCAGCTGCAgacagaagaaaataaagtaatgatggttgtttttttaatgagaaGCCATTATGATTATTAGCTTAACTGAAtacaggcatagtaacagtcctTACACTTACCTCCATTTCAGAACTGTCCCTTTTCTCAGAGTCGATCTTCTCTGCGTAGTGCTGAGTGCAGCTCTTCTCTACAGGACTGCACACTAACAGGCCGGGTCTAGGTCCTGGACCCACTGTGACATTATCTGGGAAACCAGCAGGCATTTCCATGGGAAACATAACTGCTGCTGGCACTCTCTCTTCTATAGTGCTGTGGTCTTTAAAGTGTGCGGAGGTCTTTTTATCCAGCTCGTTGATGAAAGCTGGTTCATTGTTGTTGCAGGTATCGGAGTCTGGGGTCAGGGGAGGATCTTGGGTCAGGTCTTCATGTTCTTCATCCATCGTCACAGCATCAGGCGCTGCTGTGGGCGAGCTGGACTTGTATTTGGTGTAATAGAGTGAAACCTTGTGTTTCTTTTGTGGTTGGGCCGTGGTGGTTAAGGGAACTCTCTTTGAGGATGGCTGAGGACGCGGGGCGGGGCTGTTGGCCAAGGCTGGAGAGCCACGCCCCTTACCTTTGTCTGAGGTGTGACAGGTGTCCACATAGCTCTTACAACTGCCCTTTGCTTTACTGCacaaacaagacacaaaaatgacatttttaagtattttaatccaCTTGTAATATTTGTCTTTATGCAAATAGTTAAATAGTAACTTCTGGACCTTATTTTCCCAAATGTTTGTGtccaagtgactaatggggacaacattttttgaaattgatccagtattgagggagaaggCTGTAACCAGCAGCTGCGAAATGacctgcgagggcaagtgagcagcttCAATGTAACATtatgttcactaaaagtgcttgattttgccactgacaggctcagattgttattataagtgtctgacaac
Proteins encoded:
- the LOC119483903 gene encoding toll-like receptor 2, encoding MRILTFLTFVLLLTHQSVSLSRPQCHSCEQTSCDCSRQDLRTVPAAPSQLITELDLSFNTLRSIRKNDFVAFASLKSLIMSNNIIQEIQEQAFVPLTNLEKLDLSSNRLDTLSAGWFGNLFSLRHLNLLGNKYKMLGQGNLFQPLKRLKTLHFGGPNLQSVRKSDFSGLSGLEEVVFDGVNLRVYAEGSLTQIGPIKFVTLGLNGPFWRNPALVEAILSDVVHPNTTLTFTDTRFSTEDQMFPFKVARDGGTKSVIFKNVNFTISACMAFLNLLSGSNLTTTAFEDINFYLSPVGIVTFPPHMDRLEAAIFKNVNFPQFYRFPALFFLQPMLSVVRRVSVINCKLFLIPCGSSAEYTKLEYFDISDNLLSDQLLSEMMCDGKGVFWSLQTINVSRNHLHFINSQLFTKLQKLKNIDMSGNVFRSMPETCSWPPNLQFLNLSSTHLTEVTTCLPVSLHILDLSDNSLTVFNIELPFLTDLYISGNKIGSLPDGRLYPRLTFLSIQNNDIQAFSGNNLNDYNNLKSLKAAADKYDCSCDFVAFMTSDRMNHRVTFRDEFKSYVCDSPDTVRGKSAADAKLSVFECHTALALSLLCSGILVMFLLVAGLCHKFSVVWYMKMTWAWLKAKRKPKLKKGQLEYDAFVSYSEMDSGWVEAHLVAELEQAEPPLRLCLHKRDFVPGGWILDNIMDAIEKSHRTLFVLSQHFVSSEWCKYELDYTHFRLFDQNDDTVVLILLEPIDKKTIPKKFCKLRRVMNSRTYLEWPDDDDQIPGFWQSLRTAIKRPETDDRNSLQAFNVDP